DNA from Vibrio alfacsensis:
CGACCCAGTGCGACGTCGTGTTCAATTCCCGTGTCGTAGGTCTTGATGTTGATCTTGCCGTCTTTGTCATAGTTACGTAGGAGCTGTTCAAAGTTAGAACCTAGGTTAACCGCAACGGTTTTTCCTGCGAGATCTTCAACGTTTTGAATGCTGTTGTTGCCTTTACGCACAGTGATTTGCGCACCATCGATGACGTAAGGGTCAGCGAATAAGAATTTTGCTTTACGTGCGTCCGTCATCGTAATTTGGTTTGAGATAGTATCGATACGACCGGTTTCTAGCAGACCAAATAAACCAGAGAAGTTTGCGGTGACGTATTCGATCTTGTAGTTGTTACGTTTGCCTATTTCATCCCACATATCGACTTCGAAACCTTGAAGCTTGTCTTGCTTAACAAAGGTAAATGGGAAGTAGCGGCCTGACATGCCGACTTTTACTTCAGTTGTGGCAGTGTCGATTGCCGCTTGAGCGGTTGTAGCAGACAAAGCGATAACAGCAACCGCCATCTTAATCCAGTGTTTCATCATACATCTCCAAACTTTTATGGTAGGAAATACTACTGTCACTTCGCTCAATTAAATAAATAACCAAGTGCAATAACCTAGTCCAGAGAGTAATAAGATCCTATTTGGTATAAATTGTAGCCAACTGAGAAGCATGAGTGATGAAAGCGTCATCAAAAAGTGGGGGAAATATGATCAAAAAGAATCAGGCACAGAAATTTCATTCACAGAGTTATCACCAGAAGCAAGATCTGTGCATTTTCGACCAAATGTGGATCATTGTGTGGGCAATCTTGGGGCAAGATGTGTTGATCTCACTATCTAGCGCGAAATAATTGTGAATAACTTAGATCTTATTCACTGGATCGTCGATCAATTGCTGGCGATCTTGGTTATCAACAGGTAAAATTGCCAGTCTTTTCCGATAATTCAAATACTCAGTGGGGGCACCGTGTCATCTTCGCTTTGGTTGCAATGTTTGCAGCAGCTTCAAGAAGAGCTACCAGCTACAGAATTCAGTATGTGGGTTCGTCCGTTACAAGCGGAGCTCAATGACAATACTCTCACTCTATTCGCTCCAAACCGC
Protein-coding regions in this window:
- a CDS encoding amino acid ABC transporter substrate-binding protein, which gives rise to MKHWIKMAVAVIALSATTAQAAIDTATTEVKVGMSGRYFPFTFVKQDKLQGFEVDMWDEIGKRNNYKIEYVTANFSGLFGLLETGRIDTISNQITMTDARKAKFLFADPYVIDGAQITVRKGNNSIQNVEDLAGKTVAVNLGSNFEQLLRNYDKDGKINIKTYDTGIEHDVALGRADAFIMDRLSALELIKKTGLPLELAGEPFETIENAWPFVDNEKGRKLQNQVNKALAEMRADGTVEKISVKWFGADITK